The following proteins come from a genomic window of Finegoldia magna ATCC 29328:
- a CDS encoding ComF family protein, producing MRDFSFLFQKRCIICHEKKQHKYLLCEDCLDKLVFVDGHRDIDDTDCYFPLLYQGLTKKLIYDYKLGRKEVVRYFLADVVSDKIKQKNLQDYTLLKVPSTQSKINKRGFDHIHEIAKEVAKILDMEYLPDAIVKVKETKIQHNLSQLQRIENLKGAFELNADLSDKKILVLDDIVTTKNTLREMKNTLNGNYTDLKFVAVSSKSNEKY from the coding sequence ATGAGGGATTTTAGTTTTTTATTTCAAAAACGTTGCATAATTTGTCATGAGAAAAAACAACACAAATATTTGTTGTGCGAAGATTGCTTGGACAAGTTGGTTTTCGTTGATGGCCACAGGGATATTGATGATACGGATTGTTATTTTCCGTTACTTTATCAAGGACTTACGAAAAAACTCATCTACGATTACAAGCTTGGCCGCAAAGAAGTTGTGAGATATTTCTTGGCAGATGTCGTATCAGATAAAATCAAACAAAAAAATTTACAAGATTACACTTTGCTCAAAGTTCCTTCGACACAATCCAAGATAAACAAACGTGGCTTCGATCACATTCACGAGATTGCAAAGGAAGTGGCAAAAATTCTGGACATGGAGTATTTGCCGGATGCGATTGTAAAAGTGAAGGAAACTAAAATTCAACACAATTTATCGCAGCTTCAAAGAATTGAAAATTTGAAAGGTGCTTTTGAACTGAACGCTGATTTGTCGGACAAGAAAATTCTCGTGTTGGATGATATTGTGACTACCAAGAACACTTTACGAGAAATGAAAAACACGTTGAATGGAAATTACACTGATTTGAAATTTGTGGCAGTGTCCAGCAAGTCTAATGAAAAATATTAA
- a CDS encoding KPN_02809 family neutral zinc metallopeptidase, with protein MKWQGRQGSSNVSRGSSGGGPVKIGGVGLLLLVIVYSLFGGNPRDIINNQPRTRQEQQVNNSEKASSREVEQAEKMLSVVLKDTEDVWHEKFSEINRTYNEPKLHFFEGAVSTGCGNADKNVGPFYCSLDQTIYMDVTFYNMLTKKLGADGGDYAMAYVLAHEVGHHVQKELGILDRVHNIQRRLNEKDANKYSVALETQADYFAGVFSYYIKEKGYLEEGDIEEAISAVQSVGDDHIQKMGQGYVQPEKFTHGSSRLRNEWFQRGFKYHDFDHADTFSEMGLRIR; from the coding sequence ATGAAATGGCAAGGTAGACAAGGAAGTTCAAATGTAAGCAGAGGATCATCCGGTGGCGGACCAGTTAAAATCGGTGGAGTGGGATTATTGTTGCTTGTAATTGTGTATTCTTTGTTTGGTGGAAATCCACGAGATATTATCAACAATCAACCAAGAACCAGACAAGAACAACAAGTCAACAATTCTGAAAAAGCGAGCAGCAGAGAAGTTGAACAAGCAGAAAAGATGCTTAGTGTTGTGTTGAAGGACACAGAAGATGTGTGGCACGAAAAATTTTCTGAAATAAATAGAACATACAATGAACCAAAACTTCATTTCTTTGAAGGAGCGGTGTCAACTGGATGTGGAAATGCAGATAAAAACGTCGGACCGTTTTATTGTTCGTTGGATCAGACAATTTACATGGATGTAACTTTCTACAATATGTTGACAAAAAAACTTGGAGCTGACGGTGGAGACTATGCGATGGCTTATGTATTGGCGCACGAAGTTGGCCACCACGTTCAAAAAGAGCTTGGGATTTTGGATAGAGTTCACAACATTCAACGCAGATTGAACGAAAAAGACGCCAACAAATATTCCGTAGCATTGGAAACACAAGCGGATTATTTTGCAGGAGTGTTCAGCTACTACATCAAAGAAAAAGGTTACTTGGAAGAAGGAGACATCGAAGAAGCTATCAGCGCTGTACAAAGTGTCGGCGACGATCACATTCAAAAAATGGGACAAGGATACGTTCAACCGGAAAAATTCACACACGGTTCATCCAGACTTAGAAACGAATGGTTCCAACGTGGATTCAAATACCACGATTTTGACCACGCAGACACATTCTCTGAAATGGGACTTAGAATAAGATAA